One Antennarius striatus isolate MH-2024 chromosome 9, ASM4005453v1, whole genome shotgun sequence genomic window, AAAATCCAAAATTGTATTCATATTCAGCAATGAAAGAGATTTTATCTTGTAACATAATTTAAAACTTTCCAATAGTGTGAATGCCCTGCCAAACATGCAGCATTTATACTTCATTAATTTCTTCATACGCATGTAAACTTACCAGTCGACCCTTCCCCCCAGGCGTGCACTGAATTCACCACCCATGTCATGAACCTGCTGAGGGAGCAGTCGCGCACACGGCCTGTGACTCCAAGGGAGATCGAGCGCATGGTGGCCATCATCCACCGCAAGTTCAGTTCGATCCAGACCCAGCTGAAGCAAAGCACCTGTGAGGCAGTCATGATCCTGAGGTCCCGTTTCCTTGATGCAAGGTAGATGCTTGTTGTTGTGTGAAGTACTCACCCCAGTAGGTTCCATTTAATGATGTATATTAAGCATGAATTCTGAATGGTTATTGGTGTTTGTTAATGAGGGGAATAAATCTATTTGAACATGAATTATTTCTTACACAGGATATTGTTTCAGATTCCACAAATTGTTAAATTGAGAATAATGTGGAGCTTTATCTGTGCATCTAACTAAAGTTGTTCAGAATTCACTTTTGAGTTTTTCACTAGTTAaaaatttttattcatatatcTACAACTTCATATATCTACAACTGAACAATAGCTGTTCAGAATGGTACAGATAAAGAAAATGCTAACAGTGATAAAAACCTAATCAGAAATTTATTAATCTGTTTTTCTTGCATCAGGCGCAAAAGACGCAACTTCAGTAAACAGGCCACAGAAGTCCTGAATGAGTATTTTTACTCACACCTATCCAATCCCTACCCCAGCGAAGAAGCCAAAGAGGAACTCGCCAAACAGTGTGCGATCACCGTTTCTCAGGTAAACCACAGACGATGCTCTCAGGAATAATCTCTGGAAATGTtgagctttttatttatttatttttttgtgagtgTATTCTGGTCTCAGGAAGACAATCAACATTTTAAACCTGCATGCAGTTGACTTTTATTGTCAGCggacaaaaaaagaatgtgttttttgtgtgtggggggggtgagacCAGTGATAGAGCCTTTATGATTTATTGACATTATGCTTCAGCTTTTGTTCGACTGAAATCTGCTGCTGAAGTTTGCCCAGCTGCTGTGGCAAATTAGTTCATTTTCATCAGAGGGTTTAgactttgtttcatgttttttgcgAGGTCTCCAACTGGTTCGGAAACAAAAGAATTCGCTACAAGAAAAACATTGGCAAGTTTCAAGAGGAGGCCAACCTCTACGCCATGAAGACAGCACTCGGAGCCAGACAGGGTGACGATTCTCCACACACTCCCAACTCCACAGGTAACAAAAGATTGTGAAAGAAAAGCCAGCAACACTGGCGGCAGTAAAATGTTCTGCTGTTGCTGCCCTGTCCTGCCTGCAACTGTCAGCCCATGGAGGAGGTGTATACTTTAGCACAGAGTAGAACTGGTAGggatatataataataataatacgcagctttttttgtatttttttgtgtgtgtgtgtgtgtgtgtgtgtgtgtgtgaatgagctGCAGATAAGCTATGACTCagacaaaataaacatttcaggTAGAGTATAGCTACAAAACACAGACGTTGCAATTAAGATagacataaaaatacaaaatatattttctctgtctttaaataatgaatccttttttttatttattctgaggTATAAAAAACTAAACCCAACCAAAATTATAcgtaaatttgatttttaaaataatccgCTTGCTGTAAATAGAGTAAAGGCCAGAATGAATCTCCATAATGTTTCATTCTAATCTACTATGATAAGCAGAATTTACAACAGTCAATAATTTAAACCAGATTGAATCAATTCTGTCccgtttttttcttccattagGGTCTGGgtccttctctctttctgggTCTGCTGACCTGTTCCTCGGGGTTCCGCCTGTGAACGGCGAGCAGGCTGCTTATCAAATGGGCGTCCAGGTACATgctgtttcacacacattcaaatgaTATGGCTCAAGGTACTGCTTACATTTCCCTGCTGACAAACCCCAGATCAAAACtaacagtgaatttattttccAGCACCATACCAGCATTCCTTATTCTTCTGTGTCACAGACCTcgtgttattttttaaagaactaTCAGAAAAACATCAGCAAGTAGTTTCCATGCTACCACATGAAGCAGCTAGCAGGGAGTTTGAATTGACTTCAGGCTGGGCAGGAAAAAGATCACGTATGTTTATTCTTTGTTGCCTTTCTTAGGCCAACGGGAACTGGCATGGTCGAAACTCTCCCCCATCCGGCACCCCGCCCCACAGCGACCACTCAGAAAACTCTGATTGATGGCTCCGCCTTCCGACACTGAACGACAGCAATGGAAAgtttgatgatgaaaaaaagacataaagaaTGATTTCACACTTCCCACTTGGCTGCAGTTGTTTTTGTATGTCATTTGTATggttttactatttgaaatgtacactgtttttctttttctttccttaccGCTCAGCATTGGTCATTATTATCTTTGTATGATTAGCTGAGTGCAAGAATGGTagagtgaaaatgtgtgtgttgtgtgcatgcAGATGTGCTTTTATTATTGGGACTGTAGGGCTTGTTTTCCACTACTTTTGACATGTTACTGAGGTTTGTGTTTGGATGGGATGgcattattgttgttttagcACACtatatcatcattattatcattaatgttattgctgttttattattagtgctacaatccttttcattttaactgCTCAAAAAGAGAGAATGCATTTAGTGAATGAGAGGCCAATAGAGAAAAATCCaaagatttgtgtgtttgtttctctgttttgttggttttcttcGGGCTCATGTCTCCCTGTTAAATGAATGAGATGTGACTGAGTCCACATTAATGGTTTGAATGACTAAATCAACAGTGCTGTCTTTTTTCTGTACAGTGAAACACCTGTATTCTCTCTACCTCTTTTACAATAAAGACTCTGTATTCACAACCAGATGGTGACCCATCCTCATTTGTGTCTTGTTTTGGAGCTTTGCTAGATCTACATCACTCCACCTGAATGTTGTGAGTAGAGTGTGTAATTACTTATAGGGTGCTAAGTCTTTATTTCATCAATTAagtttaattattattcttattattttctGAATTGATAATGGcagtaaaaacattaataaacccAGTGGTGGGCAGTCATGACCACTACTGAGTTTATTAGAAAACTAACAGAATTTCTGACCTACAAATGCAaccaaaaatgcaaaaaaaaattgtgcacgAAATTGAGAAAAAGAAGACGTTGCAATAATTTAAccctagagaacccacaccTATTTATCCTTACAGAAAAATTATGTGGGTTACACCACAGACCAAGTGGACCATATAGAACACATTTCCGgagtttttttcagttttattgttataggttttattattttttattattattgtattactaCTCTGTCAGAGACACGTGACTGTCACATGGTCATGATACCAGGATGTTGAGGATACGTCGCTTAGGGACTGGGCTAGTTCAAATCAGACATAAGGCTTTATAACGCAGAGACAGGGACACCGGTGTCATCGTGGGTCCTCTCGGTTTAATCCCAATACTGTCTTAATTTTGTTTGGCGGGGGTGAAGGACTTTTGTGACAAAGTTGATCGAGAGAGGCGTTGGTTTCTTCTCTCCGGGTCCGCTGTGCGCGCCTCGGGTGCTCCGAGCTCACGGACAGGGCCGGAGCAACGCACGACCAAAACCTCCACAAGAGCGTTTTAAACAACATCCTTTGTCAGATCTGGAGCAGATTTCAAGATCACgataaaaactgaaaaggaCTTCCTGTTGAAACGCAGAGATCACCTTCACGACAGTCATTGAGGTTTTCTCGCGCAAAGAATGAACAATGGATTTTGTCTATAAGGGCAACATCTGTGGTGAGTATTCTCTATTTCATTTGAATTAACTTGTTGTCATCTTAAGAAATTAATCTTGATCCAGCACAACTTCTGGTGATGTAAGTGGTACAGTTGTCACTGTTTTCAgccaaaggaaaaaagaaactcCTGAGtaaaatatatatgaatatagtttagtatattttttgttaaattgaattgaatttgaagGAAATGTGTTCTTCGGATTTTTAAAGACCTGGTGGACACAGATTGTCTTTCTATCAATTTAAAACCAGAGATGGGAGTAAGTCCCATACATGCAAGTCTCAAGTAAGTCCCAAGTCTTAGCCCTCAAGTCTCAAGTAAGTCAAGTCGTCTCTATAGGAGGATCAAGTAAGTCAAGTCCAAACAGAGCTTTAGTCAAGCAAGTCAAGTCGAGTCACAAGTCAAGTCATtagattttaaaatgtctaTATTTCACCAAACCTGTTTTTCAGAGTCAATATCTCTTTTTTGTAAGCTGATAAGTTAATCAATCGGCTCAACATGAATGAATTCAAAACAGCTTTTTATTACTTACACCATcacattactgtactgtatgtaaaaagAAACGCTGTAACAGAATGTTCTTAATTCAACAAAACACTATGGTGTCTGAGATCAGCTGCTGTAACGTACCTGTACACACAGGGGGAGAGAAACTACTTAGAGTGGTCACCATGGGAAACAATGGCTATGAGGAACAAGGATAATTTCTAAATTTTATATCCACTGTAGAACAGGTGAAGTTGAGACAGTCATTAGTTTTCTCACAagttgttgaaaataaaaagcagtcTGCATGTTTTAACCGTTAGCTATGTTTCAGAAATTTGGATACATAAACTTGCCTCCATTCATTCTGTATAATATGAAAATCCGTTATCCTCAGTCAGAAAACaagttatttttctgtgtgtgtgtgtgtctgtgtgtgggagggagacagagaaaacaatgtGAGCCAACAATAACTAGGCATCACGATATCTTGAGTTGTGAGCCATTACTAGTGGCCATTACACATGCAAAAGATTAAACTAGTTAAAACCTTTGCACTGAGTTGTGACCGATGCGGTCTCATGATCACACCACCGTGGCTAAACACACGCTCAACCGAGGCGCTGGATGCAGGGATTTGCAACAGTCTTGCCACAACCTTGAAGGGAGAAGGAAGGGTTTGTCTGTTCAGTGTCCAGAAGTGGAGGAAGTCCTGTCCACTACAGATGTCCAAGAAGTGTGTGAGCTGCATATGAGGTGTTGAAGCTGAGTCTTTTGTCTCTTGTTCTGGTTGGATGCAAAGGGGCTTGACTGAGGCTCTGTCGCCTGgacctcttcttccttttctatGCGTGGGTTCGTTGGAGTAACTTTCACCGCTTCTTCCAGAATCAAGTCTTgagcaaaagtaaaaacaaaatcactCAGTAACCAAGTAATATGATAATGtgtatactgtaatattttttatacatAGGTTAACTTGacatgtatttactgtaaagCTATAACATACCTTTGATCATCTTTGACACCTCCTCCTTAGTGTTGTCAGGGACCAAAACATCATGCATGACCCACATGCTGCCAAAAGAAGGATCCAGCATGGCTGCCTTCAGATACAGTGGCTCAGAGAAGGGCAATGGCTGGCAATCCTTTGAAGAGATGTCAGGAGGGTTTTGATGAAGGCCCCCAAGTAGCACATGGGGCCTTTTAAGTTTTCCAGATGGTGATTGAGGGACAGGACACAGGGAACCACTGCACTTACGATTACCACTTTTTCCCCTTGAGTGAGGTCAGTGGTCTCGGCAAAAGGCTCAAGCACACGCACCAACTCTTGAATTTGACTCCATTCCCTTGATGTGAATGCTGTCTCCTTGTGACCAGACTCTTGAGTATGGCTCTGAGCTTTGTGGCGTCACATCAGTACAGCTTTCAACTGCCGAAGTTTGGAGTTCCAACGTGTGACAACTGAGGAAGGGATGCCAGATTGCCCAAACTCTCTCTCAAAAGTGTCCTTGGAAGAAGTGCTGCTGTGGAGTACATTGCTCAGTTTGCAGGCCTTTGCAAGAGCTGCAGAAACTATTTTGGTGTCTTTTAAGCCATCCCCGACAACTAGCTGCAGGGTGTGGGCAAAACACTGCTGTCTTGTATGAGATTTATCTTGGAGACAAAGATCCACCCTCTCTTGGTCTTCGATTGGCAAGTCAGTCCACAAGTTGCCGTCCTCAACTCCTTCATTTTCGACAGCGGCAAGCTGCAATCAATAACCAGGTCTGAAAGTATTGAACGTGTGATGGTGTTCTGCTGGGGATGGCTAGAAGTGTAGTGTAGCTTGTTCATTGTGATGAACTGGGAGATCTGGTGCTGACTTGAGTCTGTCGTAGGAGCTGCTTTTGAGTGAAGGTACTGGTCATATCTAGACATTTGGGACAGAGAGGGGAGAAAAGATACATATTATTCTCATGTATTTGCTGTACAGAGCCTGTCATTACTGCCTACAAAGGAGTCACAACATTTGAAAGTAAAGTTCTAATATAACCTCACTGTATGCATACGTAGATAAGAGCACACTAGTCAGTTCTGGTGTTTAAGCTCAGGGATGCAAATGTATTGTATGGTCAAAAAGAGAGAACTAGTTTATTTACGTACGCAGTTGTTTAATTGATACACACAACGGGCTGTGCAAAACAACAGCCAACAAACTAAACCCCTAACTTAGGTCTTTTCTATTGAGCATCTAGGCGGGGAAATCCAAAAAATGCtccatactgtacacacacacatagacatgaGTAAAACAGATTTCACAATGAGCCACTCTGACAGTAGTgcggacagtttttttttttcagatgttatGACTGCAATGAGGTTTCACTATAACCTCAATATAACCACATTACAGGTATTGGTGCATAGATATTTAGTATGTACGCTAACATTAGCCGACCTGATCTGGTGTTACAGCTAATTTAGTTAGTACTAACGTTAGCGACGCTTGCAGCTACTTGtcgctttttatttttttgctaaaGTAAAAAATCATTGATAAGAGGGAGTGCCTTAAgtgccttcttaatttcccttcggggatcaaaatcagtatataaaaataaaataaaaaatttctttaaagaaaaatattaccATATCAATCCACTAGCCTAGTAgtctctctgatgtcatcagcaaagTAGCAAAATAATAATCAGGACATTAATCCATCTAGCTTTAAGCTACGTTACACCACGTTACTCACCTTTCTTTATGAGCTGTCCTCAAATGTCTGATGAAATTCGATGTAGTGCTTGCAGTATCAGTAATTTTAACATTGCAGATGTTGCATGTCgctcctcttttttttagttggtgTTGTCTGATAATCTTTGAATCCAAAATGGATGATTTTCGGGACGGTGTTGGTCTGAGTGCTGTTCATCTCTGCTGATCACGCGCTGGACTCATGCAGGCACATTGCGTTGTTTGGAGGAGTGGTTGCCAGGTGTTCATAAAATTAGCACTTTCTCACAATAAAACATGTCGATCTAATAATTTATTATGACTTGGCAAGTCACATGacaaaagtcaagtcaagtcgCAGGTGCGAAGTCAAGTCTTTTCTTAATGCTGATCATGTCACAAATCTGGCGACTTGAGTCGGACTCGAGTCAAGTCATCGACTTGCGTCCCCCCATCTCTGAAGTAAAGTTCTGAATCCCTACCGTCAGctacagtggaaaaaaaaacttggtcAACTTCCTAGCCGGAcgtttttctgggggacaacaagcggaagtCAACAAATACTTTTCAGTAGCGTTAGCTTTCAATagcctgaaatttaaaaaagtcaatATTATACtagtttgtgttgtatttaCTTCCGTtaacaaaatgtcttcatttgacTCTTTGAAGGAATTTGTTAAAAATCGACTGACTTCTGCAGATGAGGATATTTTTGGGACTTTTCAAAAGACTTTCACCaagaaggaagaagagatgaatCGTCAGCGCagactgctggatctctgcctcagagccgaagtgaagttacacaggataggtaaACAAAACGTCATTTTAGTTAACCAAACAGAATATTTGACGGTTAATTCATTTCATACTTTCATCAAATGGTCATTCATTTCCTCGCATGCTTGCATTTGTGTCATCACAACAGTGTTGTCATTTCTATGGAAAGCATACTTCACAGTTAAGAATGATTTTATATAAGAATTGTTTAAGTTCCATTGTTTTCTAGAGTAGAGAAACTCTGCGTTACAATTGCATTGTGGAGATTGTATTAGTCAACCAGTGATGTTTTGGATGTTGTTTTATGCAGTTTGATTGACTGTCACGTTCCGTATAAAATAATAGAGACCCCGCGACAGATCAGAAATCACTGGACCTTGTAGCAACACAGTCTGTTGACCTACACAAGACACACGGAATCTCAGTTTGGTTATTTAGAAAAGTGAAACTCCCAATTTCTTGTATACTGTATGATTTAAAGGTCTTCAGTAAATGGACATAAAGAAGGTTTCGGATTgaagatttttatttctgaaatccTGTGTTGAACTTCAGGTCCTAGGTTAGTGAGGCAGCTGCACTGCTGCACCCACAAGCGTCATAGTCCTTTTGTTGTCCTTCAGATCGCctacagcatcatgtctgtaaggaggaggaggtggaggttcctgctgaccagcagctctggaaccaggaggtgaagtccagtaTGAAGCAACAGGACCCTGAGCTTCTACACCTGAAGGAGGACCCAGAGGAACTCTacgacagtaaggagggagagcagcttgtactgaagcaggagactgatgtcGTTATGTTGACTCCTATTTctgaggaaaatgaccacagtgaagatcagactctatacatgaaagctgaagatggtgcagcacagacagagtctgttgtcAACCTGCCGgttatcagctctgtggtgggagcagcaaacattgacctgctgatgtctaacagctctcatgtatccATCAGccatgatgagagaggagaaacaagcagaaaagatgtTGAGATTGAGTCTCAGTTTCAATCCCAGAGAACAAGTAACACCAGTAAGAAACCATATGTTTGTACAATATGTAAAAAGGATTACACACAACAGAGCAGCTTCAAAATCCACATGAGAATTCACGCAGTGGAGAAGCCTtatggttgtaaaacatgtggcaaacatttcgGACATAAAAACACCTTGACTTaccacatgaaaatccacacaggtgagaagccttacagttgtgaaacatgtggcaaacagTTCATTTGTAAATCAGACTTGAATgagcacatgagaatccacacaggtgagaagcctttcggttgtaaaacatgtggcaaacatttcacaaataaaGCAAACTTGAATCgccacatgaaaatccacacaggtgagaagcctttcggttgtaaaacatgtggcaaacatttcagacATAAAAACACCTTGACTtcccacatgaaaatccacacaggtgagaagctttacggttgtaaaacatgtggcaaacaaTTCGGACATAAAAACATCTTGACTtaccacatgagaatccacacaggtgagcagCCTTTCGGTTGTAAAACgtgtggcaaacatttcacaaataaaCCAAACTTGAATCGCCACATGAaagtccacacaggtgagaggcctttcggttgtaaaacatgtggcaaacatttcacacataaacaaaacTTTAATCGCCACATGATaacccacacaggtgagaagctttacagttgtaaaacatgtggcaaacattttGGATATAAAAACACCTTGACTTaccacatgaaaatccacacaggtgagaggccttatggttgtaaaacatgtggcaaacagTTCATATGTAAATCAGACTTGACTaaccacatgaaaatccacacaggtgagaaactttacggttgtaaaacatgtgacaaacatttcacacataaacaaaacTTTAATCgccacatgaaaatccacacaggtgagaagcttTACggttgtgaaacatgtggcaaacattttGGACATGAAAACACCTTGACTTaccacatgaaaatccacataGGTGAGAGGCCTTAcagttgtgaaacatgtggcaaacagTTCCTTTGTAAATCACACTTGAATGatcacatgagaatccacacggGTGAGAAGCCTTtcggttgtaaaacatgtggcaaacatttcacaaataaaCCAAACTTGAATCgccacatgaaaatccacacaggtgagaggccTTACAGTTGTGAAACATGCGGGAAACATTTCAGACAGAACTCAAACTTGACTtgccacatgagaatccacaatGTCCACCCTGCTGTCGTAAAGTATCACTCTTTCTGGAATTTATAGGTAatgattctgttttgtttctgtgtttcatgGCCAAAATCTCtcgcctccaaaaacatgcagccaaGAAGATGTTTTTGTAtgtcatttgaattattttactatttgaaatgtaCACTGTTTTTCTTACCTTACTGCTCAGCATTGGTCATTATTATCTTTGTATGATCAGCTGAGTGCAAGAATGGTAGAGAGAAAATATACATGTTGTGTGCATGCAGGTAAACTTTTATTCCCACTACTTTTGACATGTTACTGAGGTTTGTGGTTGGATGGGATGgcattattgttgttttagcACActatatcatcatcattattattaatgttattgctgttttattattagtgctacaatccttttcattttaactgCTCAAAAAGAGAGAATGCATTTAGTGAATGAGAGGCCAATAGAGAAAAATCCAAAGATTTgggtgtttgtttctcttttttttttttttttcttcgggCTTGTGCGTTCCTGTTGAATGAATGAGATGTGACTGAGTCCTTATTAATTGTTTGAATGAGTAAATCAACAGTGCTGTCTTTTTTCTGTACAGTGAAACACCTGTATTCTCTCTACCTCTTTTACAATAAAGACTCTATTCACAACCAGATGGTGACCCATCCTCATTTGTGTCTTGTTTTGGAGCTTTGCTAGATCTACATCACTCCACCTGAATGTTGTGAGTGGAGTGTGCAATTAATTATATGGTGCCAGGAGGTGactttatataatgtatacaatctttatttcatcaattaagtttaattattattcttattatttgcTGAATTGATAATGGcagtaaaaacattaataaacccAGTGGTGGGCAGTCATGACCACCACTGGGTTTATTAGAAAACTAACAAGAGTTTCTGACCTACGTTTACAAccaaaattcaaatatttgtgcATGACATTGAGAAACAAGAAACTGTGGAGTATGGGGAAAAAATGTCCGTACACAGCCCTCTCCAACTGATGCAGAGCCACAAAACAATTTGATCTTCCCTGTTTGAAAGCTGAGCTGACTGTCATGTCTGCTATGACAGACTTTGATGCGAAATCTCCCAGCAATCTCCTcaaattctgacaaaaaagAATGAGTGAGAGTATGCCACAGCTGCACAGATTGGTCATGTCCAACACTGACCATCCCTACATCTGATGCAACTGTTGAAGGACGTTCTCTGCCGTCAAGTAAAAATGTTTGCCGGAAATTTGATGGGAGACGGTGGACTGGCAGCCTTGGCCTCTATAGTTATCGAAAAGGACTTCCTGTTGAAACGCAGAGATCACCTTCATGACAGAGTCATTGAGGTCTTCCCACGCAAAGAAAGAACGACTTTGTCTATAAAGGCAGCATCTCTGGTAAGTATACTCTATTTCATTTGGATTAATTTTTTGTCATCTTAACAAATCTTGATCCTGGACAGCTCCGGGTGATGTAAGTGGTACATTTGTCACTGTGAACCGTCACTTTTcagccaaaataaaaaaagaaacttttgaGTAATTTAATGCTAAggcaaaatataaatgaatatagTTCAATACACTTGTTGTAcaattgaatttaatttgaagtTAATGTGTTCTTGGGCTTCATAAAGAGCTGGTGGACACATAGGAAGTAGATTTTCCCTTGCTATTTAGTTAGAAAAGAAGTATTCCTAATCCACACTGTAAACTACAGcggaaaaaaaatagacagaGAAGTACAGACAAGGCCAGGCGGAACTGTGTTGtgcttttgtagatctggagaaagctgatgacagggtgcccagagaggaactgtggtattgtatgaggaagtctggagtggcagagaagtatgttagagcggtgcaggacatgtatgaggactgtcagacagcggtgaggtgtgctgtaggtgtgacagaggagttcaaggtggaggtgggactgcatcagggatcagctctgagccccttcttgttcgctatggtgatggacaggctgacagacgaggttagacaggaatctccatggactatgatgtttgcagatgacattgtgatctgtagtgagagcagggaacaggtggaggagaagctagagaggtggaggtttgatATTAGTGAGAAACACAATAGCGAGGCACCAAGCTGACCGACAGAAATAACCCAAAAACAATTCTGAACACAGTCTGAACTAATTAACTATTCTGGGTTCCACAAAAATACATGTTAGACTTTCCTGAAATATAGTGGAAGTGGGTGGAGactcagagaggccagactgagatggtttggacatgtccagaggagagatagtgaatatattggtagaaggatgctgaactgccgggcaggaggcctagaggaagaccaaagaggaggtttatggatgtagtgaaagaggacatgaaggtagtaggtgtgagagaagaggatgcagaagacagggttagatggaggacactgattcgctgtggcgacccctgaagggaaaagctgaaaggagaagaagagctACAACGGAAAAAAAACTTGGTCGACTTCCTAGCCGGATGAttttctgggggacaacaagcggaagtCAACAAATACTTTTCAGTAGCGTTAGCTTTTACTGTCCTCAAATCAAAAAAGTCGGTATTATACtagtttgtgttgtgttccgttaacaaaatgtcttcatttgacTCTTCGACAGATTTAGTTAAAAATTAGAGCCGAAGtgaagttacacaggataggtaaagaaaatgtcattttaattaatgaaaCAATATTTgatgattaattaattttatactttCATCAAATGGTTAAACATTTCCTCGCATGTCTTCATTTGTGTCACAGCAGTATTGTTGAAGCCATTTCTATGGAACGCATACTTCATAGTTAACAATAATTTTATATAAGAATTGCTTGAGTTCCATTGTTTTGTAGAGTTGGAAATTCTGCGTTACAATTGCATTGTGGCGATCAGACTCTGTTCATGAAAGCTGGTGATGGTGCAGCACAGATTCTCAAAATAAACCGTTCTTACA contains:
- the LOC137601078 gene encoding zinc finger protein 665-like, with the translated sequence MNRQRRLLDLCLRAEVKLHRIDRLQHHVCKEEEVEVPADQQLWNQEVKSSMKQQDPELLHLKEDPEELYDSKEGEQLVLKQETDVVMLTPISEENDHSEDQTLYMKAEDGAAQTESVVNLPVISSVVGAANIDLLMSNSSHVSISHDERGETSRKDVEIESQFQSQRTSNTSKKPYVCTICKKDYTQQSSFKIHMRIHAVEKPYGCKTCGKHFGHKNTLTYHMKIHTGEKPYSCETCGKQFICKSDLNEHMRIHTGEKPFGCKTCGKHFTNKANLNRHMKIHTGEKPFGCKTCGKHFRHKNTLTSHMKIHTGEKLYGCKTCGKQFGHKNILTYHMRIHTGEQPFGCKTCGKHFTNKPNLNRHMKVHTGERPFGCKTCGKHFTHKQNFNRHMITHTGEKLYSCKTCGKHFGYKNTLTYHMKIHTGERPYGCKTCGKQFICKSDLTNHMKIHTGEKLYGCKTCDKHFTHKQNFNRHMKIHTGEKLYGCETCGKHFGHENTLTYHMKIHIGERPYSCETCGKQFLCKSHLNDHMRIHTGEKPFGCKTCGKHFTNKPNLNRHMKIHTGEKPYSCKTCGKHFQRNGYLTDHMRIHTGEKPYSCKTCGKDFRRRDCLTKHMTIHTAEKPYRCDKCGKDFRCQSHLTAHTRIHTGEKPYSCETCGKDFRKKHHLTKHEGIHTE
- the pbx2 gene encoding pre-B-cell leukemia transcription factor 2; translation: MLQQQPLTGNGPSNGRGLGVSGHTGMHSLNSVHQPSQHRSDGGDSGLEGTENGHETRRDIGDILQQIMTITDQSLDEAQAKKHALNCHRMKPALFSVLCEIKEKTGLSMRNTQEDEPQDPQLVRLDNMLLAEGVAGPEKGGGAAAAVSAATSSGGMSPDSSLEHSDYKSKLSQIRSIYHTELEKYEQACTEFTTHVMNLLREQSRTRPVTPREIERMVAIIHRKFSSIQTQLKQSTCEAVMILRSRFLDARRKRRNFSKQATEVLNEYFYSHLSNPYPSEEAKEELAKQCAITVSQVSNWFGNKRIRYKKNIGKFQEEANLYAMKTALGARQGDDSPHTPNSTGSGSFSLSGSADLFLGVPPVNGEQAAYQMGVQANGNWHGRNSPPSGTPPHSDHSENSD